The genome window GCTGTAGTTTTTCGCTTCCGCCGTGTAGATCAGTGCGTTGGCCTGGGCGCAGACTCCATTGGTCCAATACTACAGCGCGGGCCTGGACACAGCCATACCTTTGACTCATTAAGTATTCAGCGCGCGTAGGGTTTATGGAAAGGAAGACTCGTACCGCGTAGTGTTGGCTCCGGCAAAAGGAGTAGGGTGGATGAATGATAATTGCCGGCCAATGCGACGGAAAAGGCCGCTGCCTCGGGCAGCGGCTTTTTTATGCCCCTACCCCTGCCTACCCGACTAACCCACGTTGGCCTCCTAAATAGCACACGGAAAGCAGCCGCTAGTGCAAAAGGCCTAGCCGAAACGCTTTGCTATGCGGGCGCCTGCATTCCACTACCACCGCCGTCATCCTTTTACTTAGCCCCTGGCCAGATAGGCAGTGCCCTTGCGAATATACTCTGGTATGATAAGTGAAATGCAGTGGACTCCAGCCAACTTACTTGCTGCCTTATTAATGACACAGGACTAAAAACCTGGATATCAATGACAATCGAGTTTGTGTCAAACTTAAAATAATTACCAGCATGCGACACAAATGCTCGTGTCATTTTGCTGTAATTTATAATTGTGTGACACAAAACAAGCCTTATTCTCGTTAGCCAGTTTATGGCTTCTGATCCTACTCCACTTACGCTGCAAGCATTGCGGGCGCGCTATGGCCTGTCGCAGGCGCAATTAGCGGAATATCTTTCGGTTTCCCGCGCCCAGGTTTCCATGGCTGAGCAGGGCCGCCGGGTATTGCCCGCCGCCATGTGGGCCAAGCTACTACCTCTTATGGCTGTGCTGGAGAACCCAGCTGCCGCCACCGCGGCTGCTACTGCCCTTGATGCAACCAGTCGGGTGGCCCTGCAAGGCCGCTTGCGCGACTGCACGCACGAGGCAACTCGGCTGCGGCAGGAGCTGGTACAGCTGCGGGCCCGCGCTGTCCGGCATCAGGCGGTGCTAGGGGAGCTGCTACCGCTGTTGCGCCCACTGGCAGCAGCCAGCGGTGCGCCTAAAGATGCGGCGTGGCTGGCGTTGCGGGAGGAAGAATCTTTGCGGGAAATTGAGCGGAGCGGGCCGGCCGCGCAGGCCCTGCTGGAGCTGCGCATTGATGCCCTCGACTATGAGGCCGGACAAGCGGCCCTACGCCTGGCCCGGTCAGTAGATCTACTCAGTTAAGCTCAGTTCTTGTTGAAGGCGAGAAGGTTGCTGCGTGTGGTTTCGTGCGTGCAATGCTACGTGGCCCGCCCGGCTAGGCACCGCGTTGGTGCCTAGCCGGGCGGTTGCAAAGCGCCGGCTGATAGGTTATCTTGTCTGGTCCTCACTTGCTTCTGTCCTATGGTGTCTCCGGCTATTTCCGATTACCTGCAGGTGACGCACCGTGTTGACCTGGACGTGCTTATTGTGCGCTGGCTCCGGCAGCCTACCTCCCAGGAACTGCACGAAGGCTACCGCGCCGTGCTAGCCATAGCCCAGCAGCCGGGTTGTCGCTACTGGCTGGTAGATGGGCGCCGCCGTACCAATGCCAACCAGCAGGGCGTGGCCTGGATGATGGAAACATTTTTGCCCCTGGTAATGGCGCGCCTGGGAGGCCAAGTATTTATGGCTTATCTGTTCGTGCCCAATCATCTGGCAGAGTTGGAAGCCGATGCTTCCGTGCCGCCTCTCACCTACTTCGACAACCTACCGTATCATATCCGTCGCTTCGCGGATGAGCAGCCCGCTATGGCGTGGCTGGCGGAATGCCGGGTAACGTACTGCTGAGAAACCCCGCGTGCCAGCCCGAAACCCCTAGCGGTGCTAGGCTGGATGCGGCTAGCTACTACCTGCGGGGCCGCTTTCGTTTACGTGCTCGGGTTACTGCACGCCTTGCACGCGCATGGCCAGGGTATATACTGCCTCGGATGCTGTAATAAACAAGGTGCGGCGGTCCGGGCCCCCGAAGCACACGTTGCCGGTCCACTCGGCCGGAATAGGAATGTGCGTGAGCTGCTGCCCGGCCGGACTGTACACCGTTACACCCTTGCCCGTCAGGTAGATGTTGCCCTGGTTATCAATGGTCATACCATCGGAACCCTGCTCCACGAATAGCTGGCGGTTGGTCAGTTTCCCATCGGGTCCGATTTGGTAACGGTAGGTTTTGTTGGCGTCAATGTCAGCCACGTATAGCTGTTTGCCGTCGGGCGTGCCAATAATACCGTTGGGTTTTTGTAGTTGGTCGTCTACCACCACGGGCTGGCGCTGGCCTTTGGCTAGGTAGTACACGTTCTGCCCGCCCAGGCCGGCATCCGGGGTAGTACGGGCCCAATATGTGCGCTGGTAGTACGGGTCCGTGAAGTAAATACCCTCACTCTGGGGGCTGATCCACAAGTCATTCGGGCCGTTGAGGCGGTGGCCGTGCACGTCTTGCAGTAGCACCGTGGCCTGGCCCTGCGGATTGATGGACCAGAGCTGGTTGTTCTCATCGGCACAGGCCAGCAAGTTGCCCTGCTTGTCGAAATAAAGACCGTTGGCACGTCCGGCCGGCTCCAAAAAAACCGACAGCTTCCCATCGGTGCCGTACTTCCAGATTTTGTTGTTGGGCTGGTCGGTGAAGAACACGTTGCCTGCCTTGTCCACGGCGGGGCCTTCCGTAAACTTGAACTGCTTGGCTACCAGTCGCGGCGTGGCCTGCGGGGCAATAAGGGGGCTTGTCTGGCGCGGAGCCGCTGCTAGGTGGGGCAGCAGGTACGCACTGCCAACTACTACCAGGGCCAGGCCGGCCAGGAAAACTACGGAACGGTTTTTCATCGTAAGCAAAGGCAGCAAGCGTAAGCTGAAAAGCCAGCTCATTTGAGTACGGGACACGGCTCTTGATAGATGCCGAAGAGAGGCAGTCCGTAGGCCCCTAAGCTAGCTCAACAGCAGCCCCCAGGCGCTTTTCGCCGTACTAACCAGCAGGCGCATACGCTGGGCTGTGCCCAAGCGGCGCTAGTTTTTTCTGCTGCTGACTCTGTGCTGCCCCTACTCATTTCCCTACCTACCCTTGCCCTGGTCACGCTACCTGCTGAATGGTGTGTGATGGCACTATCAGGGGCTGAAGGAAGCGTGAGAACTGCTTTACCCCAAGCCGAGTACCTTCGCCTGGGCCCGGAGCAAGAAACCGAGCCCTCCCTTCTTGGATCATGCGCACGCAAGCAGGGTTTAGTAGGATGTAGCCGACCTGGAGAACCGTTGGAAACGCCCCGCTTCCGCCTGCGTATGTGTAATTAAATATTCCCGCAAAGCTATGCTTGATTTTGTTGCTCTATTTCGTCCGTTGTTTGAGCGTAGCCAGTCGCTATACTTCGTATACCACGTGGAGGCGAAAAAGGTAGAGTACGTGAGTGCGGCCTACGAAGCCATCCTGGGGCACCAGCCCGAGGCCGTTAATGAAGAACTGCCGCAGCTACTGGCCCGCCTGCACCCCGAGGACCAGGAGTACGCCGCCGCCCGGCTGAATCATTTGCTCAACGGCAAGTTTGTGGAAGACGTGGAGGTGCGCCTGCTACCCCCGCCCGGTACTGAAGGCCGGCCCCAGTGGCTTTGCCTGACGGTGGGCCGCGTGGAGCAGGCTCCGGGCCAAACCTACCTCAGCGGCACCGTGCAGGATACCACCCGCACCCGCGAGTACATGGACAACGCCGACCGTTTCAACAAGAAGAAGAACACTACCCTCGAAATCCTGTCTCACGACCTGGCCGGTCCCTTCATCATGATAAAGCAGGTCGCGGGCTACGTCAGTGAGCGGATTGAAACCCTGCACGACGAGCAGCTCTCTGAACTACTGCTCACCATGCAGACTACCTGCCAGGACAGCGTAAACTTGATTCGGGACTTCGTAGACAATGAATTTTTGGAGTCCTCGGGTGTCAATCTAAAGCTGGAACGCGTAGACTTGGCCGCTGAGGTTGGGGAGATAGTGCAAGAGTTTCAGAAATCCGAAGCCGAGATAAATAAGCACGTTTCCTTTGAAAGCCCGGAAACCTGCTACCTCCACCTCGACCGTAACAAGTTTATGCAGGTGGTTAACAACTTGCTTAGCAACTCTTTGAAGTTCACGCCCGATGGCGGCCACATCCACGTCCGGCTTCAGGATCAGGGTAGTGAGGTACTGCTTACGGTGGTAGATACTGGTATCGGAATTCCGCAGAAGTTTCAGGACCGGCTGTTCGAGCGGTTCACGCCGGCCCGGCGGCCGGGCCTGCGCGGGGAGAAGACCACGGGCCTGGGCATGTCCATTATCAAGGTGATTGTGGAGCTACACCGGGGCCACATTTGGTTTGAGAGCGAGGAGGGGAAAGGAACCACCTTCTTCATCCGCTTGCCCCGGCAGGAGTCGGCCTAGCCTGCTCGCCCGCTACGCGACGTAAACGCCTAGCAAAACCCGGATTTTCTATGCAAACCGTCGGCTTTGGGTTAGCCGGGGCTTTTTGATGGCTATTGCGGGGCGGCCTACGTAAAACAGGTTTCACCAACCCCAACGTAGTGTATGTGCGGTCGTTATACTGTCACCCCGCCCGCAGCGGCGCTGGAAGCCCGTTTCGAAGCCACTTTTGCCGGTCCTTCGGCACCCACTTACAACGCGGCGCCCTCCCAACAGCTACCCGTAATTCTGAACACCGACCCTGGCCGCATTCAGCTGATGCAGTGGGGTTTGCTACCGGGCTGGGTGAAGGATGTAAAGAAAGCTCCCCGGCCCATTAATGCTCGCGCCGAAACGCTCAGCGAGAAGCCGTCCTTCCGGACGCTGCTGCAACGTCGGCGGGCCCTGGTGCTAGCTGATAGCTTTTATGAATGGCAGGTAACCGACCATGGTAAGGTGCCGCACCGCATCCTGCTTACCTCCCAGGAGCCCTTTGCATTCGCCGGCCTCTGGGATGAGTGGCTGGATCGGCAGACGGGAGAAGTACTACCTACTTTCACTATCATCACCACGGCGCCCAACAGCCTAATGGAGCCGATTCATAACCGTATGCCTGTGTTGCTGCCGGACCGCTCGGCGGAGCTAGCTTGGCTCGACGATGGAGCAGGGGTAGCCGCGCACCAGGAACTACTACGCCCGTACGCTCCTGAGGCCATGCGGGAATACGTGGTAAGCACCCTGGTAAACTCTCCGGCCCACAACGAGCCTGCCGTATTGGAGCCCGCTGCCTAAGACCAATAACGCTACTGGTTGAACTAACCAGGTAAAAGGCAGTGGCTAGCGGAACAGCTCGTTCCGGCGCAAAGCCCGCTCGTAAGGCAAGACTGGCGGACGGCGTTTTTTCAGTGCCTTGCCAAATAAACCAGTTCTTACGCGCTGTCCACCGCCCGGAGTAGGCCTAGCCGGCGCTGCTTGGGCTGCATCGGGGGCGATGATGCTAAAGGTCACCAGAACGACGAGCGAAGTAAACAGGTTTCTCATGGAACTTTGCAGGTATAAAGTTGAACTTATATGCAATGGTAAATAAAATATTTTATTTATACCATATAAAATATAATGATGTAATGCACCGCTACTATCTAAGCTTGAAAAGTTGCACGCTCAAGTAACTGTTCAGCTTCTCACGGAGTTGTATACTGCTCCCAGCGCAAACGGGCTTATCAGTGCCATTTAAATGCTGAATCCATAAAAAGCCCTGAGCCATCCACTACTACCAGTAGGGGTAACTCAGGGCTTTTCTGGTTTCCAGGCTACGCTACTAGCAATTGGCGTGCGTTACCGCCGACGCATAGTCCGCCGGTAGGCCGGCGTAACGCGGCGCTTCTTGCGCTTAATCCAGCCTCTGTGCGAGGCAGCATCGGTGCTCGAGCTCAGGGAAGGAATAATGGTAACGGGTGTGACAGTTTCTTCCAGCGGGGCAGTAGCAGCTACCACATCAGTACCCAGCAGCAACACGGCTCCCAACACGGCGAAAGTAGAGATTTTCATAACGAAAGAAATGTTTGGTTGACGTGTTGCAAGTATATGTTGAATTATTTATTTAAAAAACCATATAAATAGATAAGACAAAAAAAGCTCCCTACTAGGTAGGGAGCTTTCAAAATAGAGATGCGTAAGCTTATTCGGCGTGCTCGTCTGGCTCAGTAGCTTTTGCCACGGCAACAACGGCGATGCTGGCTACCACGGCAATGCCTACAATTAGCTGCGTGGGAGTGAAGCGTTGCGTTACTTTGCGCATGAGCTGTCCACCGTGCTTGAGC of Hymenobacter sublimis contains these proteins:
- a CDS encoding SOS response-associated peptidase; this translates as MCGRYTVTPPAAALEARFEATFAGPSAPTYNAAPSQQLPVILNTDPGRIQLMQWGLLPGWVKDVKKAPRPINARAETLSEKPSFRTLLQRRRALVLADSFYEWQVTDHGKVPHRILLTSQEPFAFAGLWDEWLDRQTGEVLPTFTIITTAPNSLMEPIHNRMPVLLPDRSAELAWLDDGAGVAAHQELLRPYAPEAMREYVVSTLVNSPAHNEPAVLEPAA
- a CDS encoding SMP-30/gluconolactonase/LRE family protein — protein: MKNRSVVFLAGLALVVVGSAYLLPHLAAAPRQTSPLIAPQATPRLVAKQFKFTEGPAVDKAGNVFFTDQPNNKIWKYGTDGKLSVFLEPAGRANGLYFDKQGNLLACADENNQLWSINPQGQATVLLQDVHGHRLNGPNDLWISPQSEGIYFTDPYYQRTYWARTTPDAGLGGQNVYYLAKGQRQPVVVDDQLQKPNGIIGTPDGKQLYVADIDANKTYRYQIGPDGKLTNRQLFVEQGSDGMTIDNQGNIYLTGKGVTVYSPAGQQLTHIPIPAEWTGNVCFGGPDRRTLFITASEAVYTLAMRVQGVQ
- a CDS encoding helix-turn-helix domain-containing protein → MASDPTPLTLQALRARYGLSQAQLAEYLSVSRAQVSMAEQGRRVLPAAMWAKLLPLMAVLENPAAATAAATALDATSRVALQGRLRDCTHEATRLRQELVQLRARAVRHQAVLGELLPLLRPLAAASGAPKDAAWLALREEESLREIERSGPAAQALLELRIDALDYEAGQAALRLARSVDLLS
- a CDS encoding PAS domain-containing sensor histidine kinase, producing MLDFVALFRPLFERSQSLYFVYHVEAKKVEYVSAAYEAILGHQPEAVNEELPQLLARLHPEDQEYAAARLNHLLNGKFVEDVEVRLLPPPGTEGRPQWLCLTVGRVEQAPGQTYLSGTVQDTTRTREYMDNADRFNKKKNTTLEILSHDLAGPFIMIKQVAGYVSERIETLHDEQLSELLLTMQTTCQDSVNLIRDFVDNEFLESSGVNLKLERVDLAAEVGEIVQEFQKSEAEINKHVSFESPETCYLHLDRNKFMQVVNNLLSNSLKFTPDGGHIHVRLQDQGSEVLLTVVDTGIGIPQKFQDRLFERFTPARRPGLRGEKTTGLGMSIIKVIVELHRGHIWFESEEGKGTTFFIRLPRQESA